The segment CTTCGTGCTCGACATGGGCCGGCCGGTGAAGGTGTTCGACCTTGCCCGCCGCATGATCCGGCTGTCCGGGCTCAAGCCGAAGACCGACGACGAGCCCGATGGCGATATCGAGGTCGTGTTCAACGGCCTGCGCCCCGGCGAGAAGCTCTACGAAGAGCTGCTCATCGGCGACAATCCCGAATCGACCGACCATCCGCGCATCATGATGGCCAACGAGAAGTACCTCTCGCTCGAGGAGGTCGAGCTCGGCCTGGAACGGATGTCGGAAGCGTTCCGCCGGCAGGACGCGGTTCAGGTCAAGCAGCTCCTGGCGGAGCTGGTGACCGATTACCAACCCTCGCCCAAGATCGTCGACCACCTCGCCCACTCGAGCGGCAAGCCGCGCCTG is part of the bacterium genome and harbors:
- a CDS encoding polysaccharide biosynthesis protein codes for the protein FVLDMGRPVKVFDLARRMIRLSGLKPKTDDEPDGDIEVVFNGLRPGEKLYEELLIGDNPESTDHPRIMMANEKYLSLEEVELGLERMSEAFRRQDAVQVKQLLAELVTDYQPSPKIVDHLAHSSGKPRLRVVSGSSS